The Paenibacillus sp. FSL R7-0204 genome includes a region encoding these proteins:
- a CDS encoding GlsB/YeaQ/YmgE family stress response membrane protein, producing the protein MSLLWMLIVGGVIGWLAGLIMGRDIPGGIIGNIIAGILGSWLGGMLLGSWGPKISDYYVFPSLIGAVVLIFIVSLILRSVGGRSRS; encoded by the coding sequence ATGAGTTTACTATGGATGTTGATTGTTGGTGGCGTAATTGGTTGGCTGGCCGGGTTGATTATGGGTAGAGACATTCCCGGCGGAATTATCGGCAACATTATCGCTGGTATTCTCGGTTCATGGCTTGGCGGCATGCTGCTGGGAAGCTGGGGACCTAAGATCAGCGACTACTATGTCTTCCCTTCACTGATCGGTGCTGTGGTTCTGATCTTTATCGTAAGCCTGATTCTGCGTTCGGTTGGCGGACGTAGCCGTTCTTAA